Proteins from a genomic interval of Cupriavidus sp. P-10:
- a CDS encoding ribbon-helix-helix protein, CopG family yields the protein MGRILIDLPDTQIEELAAIAEAEHRSRAAVIRDAVKTYISQRKLGLGADVFGLWKDKKIDGLEYQLERRSEW from the coding sequence GTGGGCCGAATCTTGATCGATTTACCTGATACGCAAATAGAGGAATTAGCGGCAATAGCGGAGGCCGAGCATCGTTCACGGGCCGCTGTCATCCGCGATGCCGTCAAGACGTACATTTCGCAGCGAAAGCTGGGGCTTGGGGCTGACGTATTCGGGCTGTGGAAGGACAAGAAGATCGACGGCCTCGAATACCAGCTGGAGCGGCGCTCGGAGTGGTGA